Within Jatrophihabitans sp., the genomic segment TGCATCAACCTGCTCGAAGAGCCGCAGTCCGGCGAGGTCTACGTCGGCGGTGTGGAGATCACCGACCCCGATGTCGACATCGACGCGGTCCGGCGCCGGATCGGCATGGTCTTCCAGTCGTTCAACCTGTTTCCGCACCTGACCGTGCTTGAGAACCTCACCATCGCCCAGCGCCGGGTGCTGCGCCGGCCCAAGGCCCAAGCCGAGCAACTGGCCCACGCCAACCTCGCGAAAGTCGGGCTGTCGGACAAGGCGAACGCCTACCCGGCGCAGCTGTCGGGCGGCCAGCAACAGCGTGCGGCGATCGCGCGCTCGCTGTCGATGGGCCCGGACGTGATGCTGTTCGACGAGCCGACCTCGGCCCTGGACCCCGAGCTGGTCGGTGACGTGCTGGCGGTGATGCGCGACCTCGCGGCCGAGGGCATGACCATGATGGTGGTGACGCACGAGATGAGCTTCGCCCGCGAAGTCGCGCACCGGGTGGTGTTCATGGACGGCGGGGTCGTGGTCGAGGAAGGCAGCCCGGAGCAGGTGATCGCCGCCCCGCAGCACGAGCGCACCCGATCGTTTTTGGCCCGCGTGCTCGATCCGGCCGCGGCCAAGGGGCCCATCGAGAGCTAACCGTGCCTGGCTGGGCTGCCGGTTACTGCATTGGGGCAATGCTTATCCCACGAAACTTGCGTCCAACGAGGCTTGCGTCCAGCGACGCTTGCGTCAGCGAGGCTTGCGTCTAGCGACGCTGGCGCCAGTGACCCTTATGCCCATAGCGACGCCGTCACTTCGGCGCTCCGAGCAACGGGCCGACGACAGGCTCGTCGTCCTGGAACCCGCGCACGGCCCAGCTGATCAGATCCGGCAGCGCCAGCGTCAGCTGAACCAGCGTGGTGAGCAGCACCACCGGCAGGATCAGCGGAGCGAGCAGCACCGCGATCAACGCGACCCGCACGTCGGTGAGCGACCCGAGCGCGAGCGCGGCGAGTAGCAGGCCGCCTGCCGCCACCGCATGCCAGGACAGCGAACGCAGCGCCGATGGCGCGTCAGGCCCGGCGCCGGCCAGGCAGGCCACCGTCGTGACCAGGCTCAGCGGTATGGCGGCTATGAAGACCCAACGCCGCAACACCGCCATCAGCACCGCGACGCCGAGCATCACCGACCAGAACGCCCGGTCCGACAGCCAGCCCTCGACTCGCGGCGGCCCACCACCGAGGGCCACGGTGAGCGCGTGCAGGCCGAGGACCGCGGCGGCGAACGCCAGCGCCGCCAGCGCGATGGCAAGCACCCTGCGGTAGATGAAGAACCGCCCGTAGGACACGCCGGTCCAGAAGATCCAGCGCCGCGCCGGGCCGACGCCTTCAGAACGCAGCGTCTCGCGAAAGAGGTCATCAGCCTCGGTGCGGATCTGCGTCGGGGTCCGGCCCGGCGGGATGGGCCGACCGGCGGCGTCACGGTCGTCCGGGTGGGCGGCGATCACGCCATCGGCGACGTCACAGAGGTGGTCGTGCAGCAGCGCCGATCGCAGGTGCTGGCCATAGGGCCCGAGAATCCCCCACAGAAACCCTGGCACGGACGTGAGGTCGGTGCCTTGGCCTGGTTCCCCGATGCCCCCGGTGTGCGCCGGCGCCACGAAGTACCGGCCGTCCTCGGCGACGTAGCCGTAGGCCTCACCGAGCTGCCAGCGTGGCGAGCGCGCCCGCGCGGCGCTGCCCTGCGGCAAGCGCTCCCTGACCTCTCGCACCGAGAAGAACGTCAGCGCCAAGGGATCGGGCGGGGCGTCAGCCGGGCTGTCGGGATCGAGGCGACGGGCGACGAATGGCATGCGCGCGAGCATGCCGGGGCGCATCGCCGTTGTCCACAACGCCGTTCGCGGCTGTCGGAGCTGGGCGCCAGGCTGCGCAGCCGCCCCTGTTGGTGGGCAGAAAACGCCACTCCGCCGCCGCGGCCACGGCGCAGGGTGAGTCGGCTCAGCGACGCACCCTGACGGATCGGCTCGGCAAACGCGGTCTGAGCGGCAACCTCTGCGACTATCTGGGGCATGGGGAGCGACTCGGAACCGGGCAGCGCCGGCGTCGAGACAACCCTGGCTGAGGCCAGCCAGCTGACCCTCGGCCACCCAGGTCTCAGTGAGCCCGAACTCATGCGCGTGGCGCTGGAGGATGCTCTGGCCGCGGCCCAACACAAGCAGGCCGCTGCCCGGGCCCGGTTGACCGAGGCTCACGAAGAAGCCCAGTCGCTGATCGGCGACGCCACCCACCAGGCGATGCTGGTCGCCGCCGCCGCCGAACAGGCCGCCGAGCACATCCTGGCCCACGCCCAGGCCGAGGCGGATCAGGAGCGGTCGCAGGCCAAGCTGACCGCCACCGCCTTCCGCGCCCAGGCCGAGCAGGTCCTGCTCGGCGCCCAGCGCGAAGCCGATCAGCGGCACGCCCACCTGGCAGCCGATCTGACCCGGTCCTGGAACGAGCACGAGCGCGAGCTTCGCGAGCTTCTCGCCGGCGCGCAGGCCGAAGCCGGCGCCGTGCGGACCGCGGCAGACCAGCAGGCGGCCACCGTGCTCGATCAGGCGCGGCGCCAGGCGGCTGGGATGCTGAGCGCCGCCGAGGACTTCCTGGAGGACGCCGAGCGGGACGCGGCAGCCCGCCGGCTTGCGGTCACCCGGGAGTCGAGGGCCGTGCTCGATCAGGCCCGGGACCAGGCGGCTCGCGAACTGGCCGCCGCCGCCGAGCAGACCGCCTGGGCGCAGCAGGTCGTGACCGGCCTGATCGACACCGCGACTGCCGAGGCCAGCCGCATCCGCGACCAGTCGCATGCCGAGGCCGCCGCGGTGCTGCGCCAGGCGCGGCTGCGGCTAGGCGGTGTGCTGGCTTCGGCGTCTGAAAAACTCCGCCGGCGGCGCAGCGAGCTTGAGGACGACCTGCACGCCGCCGCCGACAGCGACCGGCAGCGGCTGGCGGAGGTGGCGGCCGAGTCGGCAGCCGTGCTGGCGCGGGCCCGCCAGCAGGCCGAAGCGACGATCGCCCACGCCGATGAGTCCGCCGCCGGGCGCCATGATCGCGCCGAGCGCCGGCTGGCCGAGGCCGAGGCAGGCGCCCGCGCGGTCCGTGAGCAGGTGGCCGAGCAGGTCGGCCAGTCGCAGCGGGAGATGTATGAGGCGCGGCGCGCGGCCAAGGCCCAAGCGAGCCTGACGATCAGCGACGCTCGCGCCGAGGCCGAGGAGGTGCGGGCCCTGGCGCACCGACTACTGGCCGAGGCCCAGGCGGAGGTGGCGTTGCTCACCGAGCGCCGCGATGCCATGGTCGCCGAGCTCGGCCAGCTGTCCGCGGTGTTCGAGGCGCTGGCCGCCCCGGACGAGCAGGGCCGCTCGCAGGAGACAGCGGCGCCCGCTGGAGCCGTTGCCGCTGAGGCGGTGCTCGACAGCACACCGGCCCAGACCGGGCAGATCGAGACCGGGCAGATCGAGACCGCGCAGATCCCGGCCCGGCCGAGCTGGGATTGGGCCGATCCGGAATCGGCCGTCCAGGACCGGCTGGCCGAAGGCGCCGAGGAGCTGGACAGCCACTTCTTACTCGAGCAGATGATGAGAGCCGCGAATGATCCAGAACGGCAGCGAGGCCATTGGCGTAGCTCTGCGCGGCTCCGAGCCCGCGGTGGTCGATCGGCGGCTAGCTGAGCTGACCGCCGCGGCACTGGCCGCCGCGAGCGGCATTCGGCCCTGCGCCGAGGATCTCGGCACGACGTGGGACGATCTCGAAGGTGACCGGCAGACCCGCCCGGCGCACCCGGCGCAGGACGCGCTGCGCGGCGGTCAGGCTGGCGATGTCCAGCCTTCTCATGCGTCCTCTGCCCGGGCGATCCTGAGCAGGCCCACGACGGCAGAAGTGACTATGACGGTTGTTCAGCACCGATGAGCGCCGGGCGCCGCCGAAGCCACAGGGCGAGGGCGGCCCCGTCCACAGAGGAAGCCTCACAGAGGGAGACAGGATGAGCAGAACCCCGGGGACGGGCCCGCAGGCGTCCGCTCCGCACGTCGCCGACAGCAGCCACGACGTGATCCGCGTGCACGGCGCTCGCGTGAACAACCTCAAGAACTTGTCTGTCGAGATCCCCAAGCGCCGGCTGACGGTGTTCACCGGCGTCTCCGGCTCCGGCAAGAGCTCGCTGGTCTTCGGCACGATCGCCGCGGAGTCACAGCGATTGATCAATGAGACCTACAGCGCCTTCGTCCAGGGCTTCATGCCTACGCTGGCGCGTCCTGACGTCGACGTCCTGGAAGGGCTCACCACCGCGATCATCGTCGACCAGGAGCGGATGGGCGCCAATCCACGCTCCACGGTCGGCACCGCCACCGACGCCCACGCGATGCTCCGGATCCTCTTCAGCCGGCTGGGCACGCCGCACATCGGTCCGCCCACGGCGTTCTCGTTCAACGTCCCGACGCGCAAGGCCAGCGGGGTGATGAGCACGGAGAAGGCCGGCGGGCGCGTGGAGAAGAGCGTGGTGCGCGACGTGGTCTACATGGGCGGCATGTGCCCGCGCTGCGAGGGCATGGGGTCGGTCTCCGACTTCGACCTCACGGCGTTGTACGACCAGAGCAAGTCGCTGGCCGAAGGCGCGCTGACGATCCCGGGCTACAGCATGGACGGCTGGTACGGCCGGATCTTCAGCGGCGCCGGCTTCGACATGGACAAGCCGATCGCGAAGTTCACCAAGAAGGAGATGCACGACCTCCTCTACAAGGAGCCGACCAAGATCAAGGTCGAGGGCATCAACCTCACCTACGAGGGCGTCATCCCGAAGATCCAGAAGTCGATGCTCTCCAAGGACGTCGACGCGATGCAGCCCCACATCCGCGCCTTCGTCGAGCGCGCGATCACGTTCCAGACCTGCCCCGAGTGCGACGGCACGCGGCTCAGCCCGGAGGCGCGGTCGTCGAAGATCAAGGGCAAGAACATCGCCGACCTCTGCAAGATGCAGATCAGCGACCTGGCCGATTGGCTCCGGGGGCTCGACGAGCCGTCCGTCGCCCCGCTGCTCGCCGGACTGCAGCACCTGCTCGACTCGTTCTCCCAGATCGGCCTGGGCTACCTCTCACTCGACCGGCCGGCCGGCACCCTGTCGGGCGGCGAGGCGCAGCGCACCAAGATGATCCGCCACCTCGGGTCCTCGCTCACCGACGTCACCTACGTCTTCGACGAGCCGTCGATCGGACTGCACCCGCACGACATCGAGCGGATGAACGACCTGCTCCTGCAGTTGCGGGACAAGGGCAACACCGTGCTCGTCGTCGAGCACAAGCCCGAGATGATCGCGATCGGCGACCACGTCGTCGATCTCGGCCCCGGCGCGGGCACCGGCGGTGGCGAGGTCGTGTACGAGGGCGCCGTCGACGGGCTGCGGGCCAGCGGCACGCTGACCGGCCGGCACCTCGACCACCGGGTGTCGCTGAAGCCTTCGGTGCGCGCCCCCTCGGGAGCGCTCGAGGTGCGCGGCGCGAACACCCACAACCTCAAAGACGTCGACGTCGACCTCCCGCTCGGCGTGCTGGTGGTGCTCACCGGCGTGGCCGGCTCGGGCAAGAGCTCGCTGATCCAGGGCTCGGTCGCCAAGCGGGACGGCGTGGTGATCGTCGACCAGGCTGCGATCCGCGGCTCGCGGCGGAGCAACCCCGCGACCTACACGGGGCTCCTGGAGCCCATCCGCAAGGCGTTCGCCAAGGCCAACGGGGTGAAGCCGGCGCTCTTCAGCTCCAACTCCGAAGGCGCCTGCCCCGCCTGCAACGGCGCCGGCGTCATCTACACCGAGCTGGGCGTCATGGCCACCGTCGAGTCCCCCTGCGAGGAATGCGAGGGAAAGCGGTTCCAGGCGTCGGTGCTGGAGTACACGCTGGGCGGCCGCGACATCGCCGAGGTGCTCGCGATGCCGGTGACCGAGGCCAAGGAGTTCTTCGGCGCCGGTGAGGCGCGCACGCCGGCCGCCCACACGATCCTGGACCGGCTGGCCGACGTGGGCCTGGGCTACCTCAGCCTCGGCCAGCCGCTCACCACGCTGTCCGGCGGCGAGCGGCAGCGGCTCAAGCTGGCCAGCCAGATGGGCGGCGACAGTGCTGTCCTCGTCCTCGACGAGCCGACCACCGGCCTGCACCTCGCCGACGTCGAGCAACTGCTCGGCCTGCTCGACCGGCTCGTCGAGGACGGCAAGTCGGTCATCGTCATCGAGCACCACCAGGCGGTGATGGCGCACGCGGACTGGATCATCGACCTCGGTCCCGGCGCCGGCCACGACGGCGGCCGGATCGTCTTCCAAGGCACGCCGGCCGACCTGGTCGCCGCCCGATCCACGCTCACCGGCCAGCACCTCGCCGCCTATGTGGGCGCCGGCGGCGACTGAGGTTGGGGCCAGGCGCGGCAGCCCTCAGGCCTGGGGCAGCCGCGGGTACTCCCGCCGGCTGGTGTCGGCCTCGATGAGCCGGTTCAGGGTCTGCTGGACGTCGTTGGCCCCGGGGATGTCGACCAGCGTCTCCTGCCCGTGCTCGCCGGCGGACTCGATGTGCAGGGTGCCCGAGCGAAAGACCCGGTCCCACAGGCTCTGCTCGTAGGCCACATCGCTGATCCGGCCGAGCGTGATGTCGCGCCCGGTGTGCTTGAACACCCCGCGCCGGATCAACACCCGGCGGTCGGTGATCACGTAGTGGGTGGATCGCCAGCGGATGACCGGCGCCAAGGTCAACCAGGTCGCCAGCACCAGCGCCAGAGCCAGCAGCGCCAGCAGCAAGACCTGCCGGGTGCCCTCGTTGTCCTGACCCTCAGGCAGGAAGGCCAGGCCGGCGCCGGTCAGCCCGCAGATGACCAGGAAGGCCGACACCGCCGGAACGAGCGTCAACCAGTGCGGATGCAGGTGCTCGACGATCTCCTCGTCCTCGTTGATCAACTTCTCTGGATAAGGCACGTGCCTACCCCCCCGTCAAGCGCGGCAATCGTGTTCAGTTCACGTTAGCGAATAACTCCACGTACGTGGGTGACGTCTCCGGCGGCCACCGGCACCAGCGCGCCCCCGCCGGTAGGCCGCACCAGCAGCCGGCCGCCCTCGTCGAGGTCCAGCGCCCGGCCGAGCAGGACGTGACTGCCGAGCTCTACCGACACCTCACTGCCCAGCGTCGCGCACACGGCGCGGTACCCGCTGGCCAGCCCGCTCGATCCGGCATCGCCGCCGTGCGCCTGCCAGGCGGTGTAGAGCCCGTCGAACCGACCCAGAAAATCCACCAGCAACTCGGCGCGGTCAAGCTCGCGATGGCCTTCGAGCAGCAGCGAGGTCGCCGTCTCGACCGGCAGCTCGGCCTGGCTGGTCACGACGTTCAGGCCAACCCCGACGACCACCGCCCCCGCGCCGGACTGCACCAGGATCCCGGCCGCCTTGGCGCCTCGCGGCCCGAGCAGCAGGTCGTTGGGCCACTTCAGCCGGGCAGCCGGGCCGAGTGTGCGAGCCAGTGCCAGCCCGGTCAGCAACGGCAGCCAGCCCCACGTCGGCGCCGGCGGCGCAGGGCGCAGCAGCACTGAGAACGTCAGGCCCTTTCCTGCCGGTGACACCCAGCTGCGGCCGAGCCGTCCCCGGCCCCCTGACTGCAGCTCGGCGACCAGCACAGTGCCGGCCGCCGCGCCGGCCGCCGCGGCGGCGAGCAGGTCGGCGTTGGTGGAGCCGGTCTCGGGCACCGCCTCGACCAGCCACCGTCCGGCCAGCCGGGCGGTGACCGCGTCGGCGTCCAGCGGTTGAGCGGGCTCGTGCCTCGGGTGGGTCATGACTCATTGTCGCCACCACACTCCGGCGCCGGACGCGCAACAGGCCGACCCGGTCGCGAGGTCGGTCACTACGTAAGCCTGCGCGGCGCCTGTCGGTCTAGGCTCAGCGCTCATGAGTGCTGACGTGGAGCCAATCGCGGCAGAACGATGGGCCCAGCCCGATCCCGCCCCGGACTCAAACCCGGTGTCGGATTTGGACTTGGACCCTGGGTCGGACCCGGACGTGGACCCGAGGTCAGGCCCGGCACCCGGCCCAGACACGACGCCCGGCTTGAACCCACACAGCACGGCCGGCAAGCTCGCCGCGCTGGAGACCCGCTATGACGAGGCCGTCCACGCCGGCTCGGCCCGAGCGGTGGCCAAGCAGCACGCCAAGGGCAAGAAGACCGCTCGCGAGCGGGTCGCGATGCTGCTGGACGAGGGATCGTTCGTGGAATTCGACGAGCTGGCCCGGCACCGCTCGACCATGTTCGGCCTGGAGGACAACCGCCCCTACGGCGACGGGGTGGTCACCGGCTACGGAACCGTGGACGGCCGGCCGGTGTGCGTCTTCAGCCAGGACGTCACCGTGTTCGGCGGCGCGCTCGGCGAGGTCTACGGCGAGAAGATCGTCAAGGTCCAAGAGTTCGCTCTCAAGACCGGCTGCCCGCTGGTCGGCATCAACGAGGGCGGCGGCGCGCGCATCCAGGAGGGCGTGGTCTCGCTCGGGCTCTACGGGGACATCTTCTACCGCAACGTGCAGGCTTCGGGCGTCATCCCGCAGATCTCACTGATCATGGGCGCCGCGGCGGGCGGCCACGTCTACTCCCCCGCGCTGACCGACTTCGTGGTGATGGTCGACAACACCTCGCAGATGTTCATCACCGGTCCGGACGTCATCAAGACCGTCACCGGCGAGGACGTCAGCATGGAGGAGCTCGGCGGCGCCCGGGTGCACAACACCACCTCAGGTAACGCGCACTACCTGGGCGCCGACGAGCAGGACGCCATCGACTACGTCAAGGCGTTGCTGTCCTACCTGCCGAGCAACAACCTGGACCTGCCGCCGGCTGGGGACCCGTCGCCGGAGCCGCACCCAGACGATCTCGACCTGTTCCTGGACACCTTCATCCCTGACTCGGTCAACCAGCCCTATGACATGCACACGGTCATCGAGCACCTGGTCGACGATGAGGAATTCCTCGAAGTGCACGCCCTGTTCGCGCCGAACATCATCTGCGGTTTCGCCCGGATCGACGGTCAGCCGGTCGGCGTGGTGGGCAACCAGCCGATGAACCTGGCCGGTTGCCTGGACATCGCCGCCTCGGAGAAGGCCGCTCGCTTCGTCCGGACCTGCGACGCCTTCAACGTGCCGGTGCTGACCCTGGTCGACGTCCCCGGTTTCCTGCCCGGCACCGACCAGGAATGGCAGGGCATCATCCGGCGCGGCGCGAAGCTGATCTACGCCTACGGCGAGGCGACGGTCCCCAAGATCACGGTGATCACCCGCAAGGCCTTCGGCGGCGCCTATGACGTGATGGGGTCCAAGCACCTCGGCGCCGACGTCAACCTGGCCTGGCCGACCGCGCAGATCGCGGTGATGGGCGCCCAGGGCGCGACCAACATCCTGTACCGCAAAGAGCTGGCCGAGCTCGCCGATGACCTGCCCCGGCAGGAGGCTCGGCGCGCGGAGCTCGTCGCCGAGTACGAGGACACCCTGGTCAACCCCTACGTCGCGGCCGAGCGCGGGTACCTGGACTCGGTGATCCCGCCGTCTGCGACCCGGGCGCTGATCGTGAAGTCGCTGCGGATCCTCAAGACCAAGCGCCAGTCGCTGCCGCCCAAGAAGCACGGCAACATCCCGCTATGAGCGCCGCCGAGCCGCTGTTTCAGATCACCTCCGGACGGCCGACGGCCGACGAGCTGACGGCAGTGACCATGCTGCTGCTCACGATCGCCCGGTCGCCGGCGCCCGACCCGCGACCGGCGCAGCAGGTGGGCGGTTGGGCCGACCCGGCGCTGCGGTTGCGCAGGCCGCTGTCGCCCGGTCCTGGCGCCTGGCGCGCTTCAACCTGGGCCTGACTGCCCTGCCCCTTCCGCCATTGTGCGGCCCGAATCCGCGGCTGCAGGCGATGTAGGCGCGGATTCAGGCCGCACAATGCCGACAGCTCAGGACAGCTCAGGACAGCTCAGGACAGCTCAGGGCAGTGGGTAGGGCGGCGTGGTGTCGCCGAAGACGTCGGCGCAGCCGCAGTCACCCTGCGCGGCGGGCAGTTCGGCCAAGGTGGCGACCAGCAGCTCCCGCAGCTTCGGAAGGTTCGCCGCGAAGGTCTGCAACACCTCGGCGTGGGTGACGCCGTGGCCCACGTCGACGCCCGCGTCGTGGTCGGTCACCAGGCACAGCGAGGTGAAGCAGAGCGCGAGCTCGCGGGCCAGCGCGGCCTCGGGCATCGCGGTCATCCCGATGATGGCGGCGCCGCTGCGGCGGTAGTCCAGTGATTCGGCGCGGGTGGAGAACCGCGGGCCGTTGATCACCGCCAGGGTGGCCGAGGCGGTCAGCGGCACTCCGGCGGCCTGGGCCGCTCGTTGGGCGCCGGCCCGGCCGACCGGGCAGTAAGGGTCGGCGAAGGACAGGTGAGCCACGCCGCTGTCACCGTCGCTGTAGGTGTGAGCCCGGCCCCAGGTCCGGTCCAGGATCTGGTCGGGCAGCACCAGCGCGCCCGGCCCGAGCTCGGGCAGCAGCGAGCCGACCGCCGAGCCGGTCACGACCTGGCGGACCCCCACCGACCGCAGCGCCCACAGGTTGGCCCGGTAGGGCACCCGGTGCGGCGGAAACCGGTGATCCGAGCCGTGCCGGGGCAGGAAGGCCACCTGCCGGCCGGCCAGCGTCCCGATCGTGAGCTCACCGCTCGGCTCGCCGTACGGGGTGCTCACCCGCAGGCTCTGGGCCTGTTCGAGCAGCGAATAGAAGCCAGAACCGCCGATGACGCCGACATCGGCCTGCGAGATAGCCACACCGCACACCGTAGCGACCCCGGGCGAGGGTGAGATGTGCCCCGCCCGGCTTGGCGTTGCGCCTGACCTCGGGAGATAGTAGGACGTCAGAACATCGGGGTCTGGTCACACCGGGGAGCCACGAGATGCAGCGCAAGCACTATGACGAGGACCATCTGGCCTTCGGCGAGGCGGTTCGCACCTTCATCGCCAAGGAGATGCTGCCGGACTACCTGGCGTGGGAGGCGGCGGGGCTGATGCCCCGGGAGGTGTTCCAGACCGCTGGCGCCAACGGGTTCCTCGGCCTGCAGGTGCCCGAGCAGTACGGCGGCGGCGGGACCGATGACTTCCGGTTCAACCAGGTCCTCGGCGAGGAGCTGATGCTGGCCGGCATCGGCGGCGCAGGCCTCGGGCTCACCCTGCACAACGACATCTGCCTGCCGTACTTCCTGCACTACTGCACCGAGGAGCAGCGGCAGCGCTGGCTGCCCGGCATCGTCTCGGGCGAGCTGATCACGGCGGTGGCGATGACCGAGCCTGGCGCCGGCTCTGACCTGGCCGGCATCCGCACCTCAGCGACGCCGGCCGGCCCAGGGGCTGACAGCGACCTGATCGTCAACGGCGCCAAGACCTTCATCACCAACGGCATCAACGCCGACCTCGTGATCACCGCGGTGCGCACCGGGCCGGACCGGCACAAGGGGCTGAGCCTGGTCGTTCTGGAACGGGGCATGCCCGGCTTCGAGCGCGGCCGCAACCTCGAGAAGCTGGGCCTGCATTCCCAGGACACCGCCGAGCTGTCCTTCACCGACGTCCGGGTGCCGGCGGCCAACATCCTGGGCGAGCTCGGCAAGGGCTTCCTCGGCATGGTGTCCAACCTGCCGCAAGAGCGGATGTCGATCGCGATCGCCGGCGTGGCCGGCGCCCGAGCGGCCCTGAACTGGACGATCAGCTACGTCCGCGAGCGCAAGGCCTTCGGCCAGTCGATCGGCTCGCTGCAGAACACCCGGTTTGTGCTGGCCGAGGTCGCCACCGAGATCGACGTCGCCCAGGCCTACCTCGACCAGTGCGTCAACGCCCTGCTGATCGGCGACCTGACCCCCGAGGACGCCGCCAAGGCCAAGTGGTGGGCCACCGAGCTGCATGGCCGGGTGGTCGACCGGTGCCTTCAGCTGCACGGCGGCTACGGCTACATGCAGGAGTACCCGATCGCCCGCGCCTACGCCGACGCCCGGGTGACCCGGATCTACGGCGGCGCCACCGAGATCATGAAAGAGATCATCGGCAAGTCGCTCAAGCTCGGGTGAGCTAGCCTCTGCTGGGCGCGGCGTCATGCTCTGGAGTGGTCATGACCCCTTGAGGGCATGACGCACCGGGGCCAGAGCTGGGCCAGCGCGCCCACGAGGTGCCAGCGAGAGAAGCGGAGCGACACCATGCGGTTCCTGCTCGCTTCGGCCTCCTCCGGACGGCTGCGGACGCTGCGCCATGCCGGCGTCGAGCCCGAGGTCGAAGTCTCCGGCGTGGACGAGGAGGCGATCACCGCGCCGACTCCGACCGACCTGGTGCGCGAACTCGCGCACGCCAAGGCGGTCGCGGTGGCCGGCAGGCAGCGCGGTGAGTTGCTGGTGCTGGGTTGCGACTCGATGCTCGAACTCGACGGCGCCGCACTGGGCAAGCCGTCCTCGGCCGAGGAGGCGATCGCGCGCTGGAAGTCCATGCGCGGACGGACGGCGGTGCTGCGCACCGGTCACACCCTGATCGAGGTCGCCGGCTCGGCGGCAGTGCGGATGTCGGACCGGGTGGCCAGCACCGAGGTGCGCTTCGCCGAACCCTCCGACGCCGAGATCGAGGCCTACGTCGGCACCGGCGAGCCATTGCGGGTGGCCGGCGCCTTCACCGTCGACGGCTTGGGCGGCTGGTTCGTCGAGGCGGTGGCAGGTGATCACCACAACGTGGTGGGGTTGTCGCTACCGCTGCTGCGCCGGATGCTGCTGGACTTCGGCTACGCCGTCTCAGACCTGCCCACCGCCGCCCGCTGACGCAGCCTGCTGCGGCGAAACCGCGGCGGCCGGCTCAGACTGGGGGCACCCCGTGTCGCTTGTCGGCCAACGGCCGGGCCTTGCCGGCGAGGGCTGCGAACCGCTGAGCGATCTCGGCCCGCAGCTCGGACGGGTCGATGATCACGTCGATCACCAGGTCGGCGGCCAGCCGCAGCAGGTCGACGTCCTCTTCGTACTCGGCCCGCTTTGCCTTGACGAAGGCGGCCTGCTCCTCCGGATCGGTGATCTCAGCGATCTTGTTGGCGTAGACGGCGTTCACCGCCGCCTCAGGCCCCATCACCGCTACCCGGGCGGTCGGTAACGCGATGCAGGCGTCG encodes:
- a CDS encoding amino acid ABC transporter ATP-binding protein, with the translated sequence MSLDPITDGAEAGRSRQDAAIDVRALHKSFGANHVLRGIDFHVARGEVVCVIGPSGSGKSTLLRCINLLEEPQSGEVYVGGVEITDPDVDIDAVRRRIGMVFQSFNLFPHLTVLENLTIAQRRVLRRPKAQAEQLAHANLAKVGLSDKANAYPAQLSGGQQQRAAIARSLSMGPDVMLFDEPTSALDPELVGDVLAVMRDLAAEGMTMMVVTHEMSFAREVAHRVVFMDGGVVVEEGSPEQVIAAPQHERTRSFLARVLDPAAAKGPIES
- a CDS encoding DUF1353 domain-containing protein, which produces MPFVARRLDPDSPADAPPDPLALTFFSVREVRERLPQGSAARARSPRWQLGEAYGYVAEDGRYFVAPAHTGGIGEPGQGTDLTSVPGFLWGILGPYGQHLRSALLHDHLCDVADGVIAAHPDDRDAAGRPIPPGRTPTQIRTEADDLFRETLRSEGVGPARRWIFWTGVSYGRFFIYRRVLAIALAALAFAAAVLGLHALTVALGGGPPRVEGWLSDRAFWSVMLGVAVLMAVLRRWVFIAAIPLSLVTTVACLAGAGPDAPSALRSLSWHAVAAGGLLLAALALGSLTDVRVALIAVLLAPLILPVVLLTTLVQLTLALPDLISWAVRGFQDDEPVVGPLLGAPK
- a CDS encoding excinuclease ABC subunit UvrA, which translates into the protein MSRTPGTGPQASAPHVADSSHDVIRVHGARVNNLKNLSVEIPKRRLTVFTGVSGSGKSSLVFGTIAAESQRLINETYSAFVQGFMPTLARPDVDVLEGLTTAIIVDQERMGANPRSTVGTATDAHAMLRILFSRLGTPHIGPPTAFSFNVPTRKASGVMSTEKAGGRVEKSVVRDVVYMGGMCPRCEGMGSVSDFDLTALYDQSKSLAEGALTIPGYSMDGWYGRIFSGAGFDMDKPIAKFTKKEMHDLLYKEPTKIKVEGINLTYEGVIPKIQKSMLSKDVDAMQPHIRAFVERAITFQTCPECDGTRLSPEARSSKIKGKNIADLCKMQISDLADWLRGLDEPSVAPLLAGLQHLLDSFSQIGLGYLSLDRPAGTLSGGEAQRTKMIRHLGSSLTDVTYVFDEPSIGLHPHDIERMNDLLLQLRDKGNTVLVVEHKPEMIAIGDHVVDLGPGAGTGGGEVVYEGAVDGLRASGTLTGRHLDHRVSLKPSVRAPSGALEVRGANTHNLKDVDVDLPLGVLVVLTGVAGSGKSSLIQGSVAKRDGVVIVDQAAIRGSRRSNPATYTGLLEPIRKAFAKANGVKPALFSSNSEGACPACNGAGVIYTELGVMATVESPCEECEGKRFQASVLEYTLGGRDIAEVLAMPVTEAKEFFGAGEARTPAAHTILDRLADVGLGYLSLGQPLTTLSGGERQRLKLASQMGGDSAVLVLDEPTTGLHLADVEQLLGLLDRLVEDGKSVIVIEHHQAVMAHADWIIDLGPGAGHDGGRIVFQGTPADLVAARSTLTGQHLAAYVGAGGD
- a CDS encoding PH domain-containing protein yields the protein MPYPEKLINEDEEIVEHLHPHWLTLVPAVSAFLVICGLTGAGLAFLPEGQDNEGTRQVLLLALLALALVLATWLTLAPVIRWRSTHYVITDRRVLIRRGVFKHTGRDITLGRISDVAYEQSLWDRVFRSGTLHIESAGEHGQETLVDIPGANDVQQTLNRLIEADTSRREYPRLPQA
- a CDS encoding biotin--[acetyl-CoA-carboxylase] ligase; amino-acid sequence: MTHPRHEPAQPLDADAVTARLAGRWLVEAVPETGSTNADLLAAAAAGAAAGTVLVAELQSGGRGRLGRSWVSPAGKGLTFSVLLRPAPPAPTWGWLPLLTGLALARTLGPAARLKWPNDLLLGPRGAKAAGILVQSGAGAVVVGVGLNVVTSQAELPVETATSLLLEGHRELDRAELLVDFLGRFDGLYTAWQAHGGDAGSSGLASGYRAVCATLGSEVSVELGSHVLLGRALDLDEGGRLLVRPTGGGALVPVAAGDVTHVRGVIR
- a CDS encoding acyl-CoA carboxylase subunit beta, with amino-acid sequence MNPHSTAGKLAALETRYDEAVHAGSARAVAKQHAKGKKTARERVAMLLDEGSFVEFDELARHRSTMFGLEDNRPYGDGVVTGYGTVDGRPVCVFSQDVTVFGGALGEVYGEKIVKVQEFALKTGCPLVGINEGGGARIQEGVVSLGLYGDIFYRNVQASGVIPQISLIMGAAAGGHVYSPALTDFVVMVDNTSQMFITGPDVIKTVTGEDVSMEELGGARVHNTTSGNAHYLGADEQDAIDYVKALLSYLPSNNLDLPPAGDPSPEPHPDDLDLFLDTFIPDSVNQPYDMHTVIEHLVDDEEFLEVHALFAPNIICGFARIDGQPVGVVGNQPMNLAGCLDIAASEKAARFVRTCDAFNVPVLTLVDVPGFLPGTDQEWQGIIRRGAKLIYAYGEATVPKITVITRKAFGGAYDVMGSKHLGADVNLAWPTAQIAVMGAQGATNILYRKELAELADDLPRQEARRAELVAEYEDTLVNPYVAAERGYLDSVIPPSATRALIVKSLRILKTKRQSLPPKKHGNIPL
- a CDS encoding acyl-CoA carboxylase subunit epsilon, whose translation is MSAAEPLFQITSGRPTADELTAVTMLLLTIARSPAPDPRPAQQVGGWADPALRLRRPLSPGPGAWRASTWA